The Moorella glycerini genomic interval GAACGCCTGATGGAGGGCCGCACGGTACTGATTATCGCTCACCGCCTCAGCACCGTCTACCGGGCGGACCGCATCGTGGTCCTGGCCTCCGGCCGGGTGGTAGAAACGGGGCGACACGAGGACCTCATGGCGCACCAGGGTGCCTATTACCGCCTGGTCACGGCCTTTCATTGTGCGGCCGGAAGGTCTGTTGCCCGGGATGAAGGGCCTGGAAGTACGCCTGCCCCTGACCCACAGAGCTGCGCCACCATGTACCGGCGGATAAGCCCTACCTCTCTTAAGCGGAGAACTACCACCGCCGGTACCTTCATCCGCCTCCTGGGTTTAATAGCACCTTTCTGGAAATCCATCCTTGGGGCCACCCTGCTGGGCTTTTTCACCGTGGCAAGCAACGTCGGCCTCATAGCTACCGCTGCCTTTCTCATTGCCAGCGCCGCCCTCCACCCGCCGGTTTTAGACCTCATGCTCCCCATCGTCGGGGTGCGCTTTTTTGGTATCTCCCGCGCCGCCAGTCGCTACCTGGAACGTTATGTCAACCATAGCGTAACCTTGCACATCCTCAGCCGGCTGCGGGTTTCCTTTTACCAGGCCCTTGAACCCCTGGCCCCGGCCCGGTTACCGGACCACCACAGTGGTGACTTACTGAGCCGGGTCGTGGCCGATGTGGCGACCCTGGAAAACTTTTATCTCCGCGTCCTGGCCCCGCCCCTGGTGGCCCTGCTGGTAATGGTGGCAGTTTTCGTTTTCCTGGCCCATTTTGCTGTCAAGCCGGCCCTGGCCTGGCTGTTATTTTTCCTTGGGGCCGGCATCATTGCGCCCCTGGGCCTGAAGGCTGCTGGCCGGAGTGCAGTCCGGCAGCAGGGGGAGGTGCGGGCGGCCCTTAACGCCGCCCTGGTGGATACCGTCCAGGGCATGCCTGAAATCCTGGCCTTCGGCCGCGCCAGGCAGCAGCAGGAACGCATCGCCGCCTTGAGCCAGGAACTGCTGGTTCTCCAGGGCCACGAGGCCTGGAGGACCGGGCTGGCAGCCGCCCTGACAGGCTTGGCCATGAACCTGGCCCTGTGGTCGGTCCTGGGGCTGGCCATCCCCCTGGTGGACCACGGCCAGCTGGACGGTATCTACCTGGCCATGCTGGCCCTGGGGGCGGCCGCTAGCTTTGAGGCCGTCCTGCCCCTGCCTATGATCTTTGAGCACCTGGAGGCAAGCCTGGCCGCAGCCCGGCGGCTCTTCGCCCTTACCGATACCCGGCCTGCCGTCCAGGACCCGCCCGGCCCCGCACCACAGCCAGCGGGATACCACCTGCAGATAAAAGGACTGCGCTTTCGTTACGCCCCGGGAGAACCCTGGGTCCTGGACGGCATCGACTTTACCCTGCCCGAGGGCGGCCGGCTGGCCATTGTCGGTCCCAGCGGGGCCGGAAAAAGCACATTAGTAAATCTGCTCCTGCGCTTTTGGGATTACGAGGAAGGGTCCATCCGCCTGGGGGGACACGAACTCAAGGCCTATCCCCAGGAAGAGCTGCGGCGCCTGGTAGCTGTAGTTTCCCAACGCACCCATCTCTTCCATACTACCATTGGCGAAAACCTCCTGCTGGCCAGGCCCGGCGCGAGCCAGGAGGAGATCCGGCAGGCCGCGCGGCAAGCCCGGCTGCACGAATTTATCCAGAGCCTGCCCCGGGGATATGACACCTGTATCGGTGAAGAGGGACTGAAACTCTCCGGAGGCCAGCGCCAGCGCCTGGCCATTGCCCGCGCCCTTCTGAAAAACGCCCCCATCCTGGTGCTGGATGAAGCCACCACCGGCCTGGACCCGGTAACTGAGGAGGAAATAATGCAGGCTATCTACCGTTTAATGGCCGGCCGGACCACCCTGATCATAACCCACCGCCTGGCAGGCCTGGAGGCCATGGATGAGATCCTGGTCCTGGATAAGGGACGGGTAGTCCAGCGGGGACGGCATGAGGAGCTTCTCCGGCAAGAAGGGCTTTACCGCCGGATGTGGGAGCTGCAGCACGAAGTATTACTTTAGAAAAAGCCCGGGGACTGCCTTGATATGTCGCTCCCCGGGTGAAAATAATCGGCCAGCTTAAGCTCTGGGCTGATTTTTTCAGCCTCTGCCGAGGCTGGACAGTTAGCCCTTACTTTTTAGTACCACTTTGGGAATATTGCTCTAAAATCCGGACCAGCTCTTTCCCGGCCCGCTCCAGGTCGTCGTTAACGATCACGTGCCGGTACCTATCGACATAGCCCATTTCCATGTCCACCCGTTCCAGCCTTCTGGCTATCACCCCGGCGTCCTTTTCCCTCCCGGCCAGCCGCTGGCGCAATTCTTCCATATTTGGCGGGGCAATAAAAATCGGGACGACATTTTCAGGGAAGCGCTCCATGACCTCAACGCATCCCAGGACATCCATGTCGGTAATAATGTCATAGCCGTTCTCCAGGGCATAAACAATTGTCGGTAAATGGGTACCGTAGTAGTCCCCGGAATGAATCTGCTTCCATTCCAGGAAGGCTCCTTGAGCGATCATTGCTTCAAAATCAGCTTTGCTGACAAAAAAATACGGGAAGCCCTGGGCTTCCCCCGGTCGCATGGGGCGGGTGGTTATTGAGGGGAGGTAGTAAATACCCCGGACCCGCTCCAGGGCATAGTTCAGCAGCGTATTCTTCCCCACCCCGGAAGGCCCGGAAACGACGAAAAAGAAACCCTTCCTGTTCCTTTTATCCTCAGCTTGGAAGTTGACTACCAGATCCTTTATAAGTTCCCTTACCATGCTGCCACCAGTGAAAGATATTTAGTTCCATTTTAACATACTACCCCAGCCGAAGCAATGCCAGCTTTAATCCTGTGTCACCAGACTGTGATATTGTCACCCTGTAAGCGGACTGAGAAAATGTCACTATGGGAGGAGAAATCTTTTTGAGTACCAAAGATTCGCGCAGGGTGTTTTGTGATTGAACAAGCCGTTAAAGGCAAGATTACCAACAGGCAGGCTGCTGAGGTCCTGGACTTAAGTGAACGCCAGGTAATCCGCTTGAAGGAAAGGATAGAAGCTGAAGGTGTTACAGGCCTGGCTCATAAGAAGAATAGAGAGCGGACTCCCCAGCATGCTGTGCCTAACTGCTGGCGATCCGCCGATACATTGCCTACAGGAACTGGCATAAAGATAAAAAGATTCTCAAAGAACAGCGAAAGATATGGGTTGCCTAATATTGGTATTTCTTTCCAATATGATGTATGTCTTTTTGGGGGTGGCACTAGCAGCACCTTTGCCTACTGGCAAATTTTTCTTTCACACATCCGTTCTCCTCTCTCTTGCCACCTGCCGCCACCGGAGGTATAATATATTCAAACATTTGTTCCGGTGGCGAGCGTAGATGTCTTCCTCCTGCATCATTCTCCTCTGCGACGCCAACAGCTTCTTCGCCTCCGTCCACCAGGCCCTGGACCCGGTTTTACGCGGGCGCCCGGTTATCGTCGCCGGCCGGGAGGCCACCCGCCACGGCATTGTCCTGGCAGCCAGCTATGAGGCCAAACGGGGTTACGGCATCCAAACGGGGATGACCGTCCGGGAGGCAAAGAGCCTCTGCCCGGACGGCATTTTCATCCCTCCCCGCCATGACCTGTACATCGAATTTTCCACCCGCCTTTTACGCATCATGCGGGACTTTACTCCCCTGGTGGAGCCCTTCTCCATTGATGAAGCCTGGCTGGATGTCCGTGGCTGCCGGGAACTCCACGGCTCACCCCTGGCCATCGCCCGGCGGCTGAAGCAGAGGATCAAAGACGAAGTGGGCATTACCACCAGCATCGGCCTGGGGCCTTCCAAGCTCCTGGCCAAGATGGCGGCCGAGATGCAAAAGCCCGACGGCCTGACGGTCCTGGATTACCCGGATGTCCCTGTAAAAATGTGGCCCCTGCCGGTGAGGAAGCTTTTCGGCGTCGGCCCCCGCATGGAGGCTTATTTGGCCAAACTCGGCATCCATACCATCGGCGACCTGGCCTGCTTCCCTGTCGAGGTGCTGGTCAAGCGCTTCGGCGTGGTGGGACAGGTTTTACACCAGTGCGCCCACGGCGTTGACGGCAGCCCGGTGGACCCTCACTCCCTGGAAAGGGTGAAATCCATCAGCCACCAGATCACCCTGCCGCGGGACTACTATGGTTATGAGGAGATTGAAGTGGTTTTACTGGAGCTGGCCGAGCTGGTGGCCCGGCGGGCGCGCCTGGGAAATTACCTGGGGCGCACGGTGAGTATAAGCCTTAAAGGCGCTGAGTTCAACTGGCTGGGGCGGTCTTTTACCCTGCCCCGTTATACCGATACGGCTGCCGATATTTACACGGCGGCCCGGCGGCTCCTGCGCCGCCACTGGCCGCCCTGGCGGCCGGTTCGGCTGGTGGGGGTGAGCCTGGCCGGCCTGGTACCGGCAGAGGTGCGCCAGGAAGACCTCTTCGGCCGGGTGGAAAAACAGGCCCGCCTGGACCGGGCCTGCGACCGGTTGAAAAACCGCTACGGGGAAAGGGCCGTCTTTCGGGCAGCGTCCCTGACGGGGGTGGGTGTCCTCTATGCGCGGGGCTAACGCTTTGTATGAAGGCCACCGGCTGATGCTGCCGGGGCTTAAAGACCGGGCCTCGGCCACCTGCATGGGTTGCCGCTATTATGCCTTGATCCTGGGCCGGGAAGAAAATAAACCGGCCTGCCTGGCCACCCTGGACCTCTATCTTACCGGGGAACGCCGGGTGCCGGTGGAGCTCCAGGCCCGGGACTTTATCTGGCTGGCTGGCAAAGAAGCCCTGGTCAAAGCTGTGGCGAAGGTCCGGCCGGAAAGACAGGCCTGCGGTTTCTACTGCCCCAGGGGTTAGCGTTTTTCAGTTCCACAAAACCCGTGCACCACTGGCTTTCCGCAAACTATCGCCTGCATCAAAATATAGTATAACGATATTCGGGAGAAGGTGGTCCAGTGCCGGAAAATGAAGGGCAGTGAAGGCCTCGGAGCGTACGTATAAGCACATGGTCGATCTCCTCCTGTAGAGAAGATTCGACGCAGAATCCCAAAATCATCTTTTATCTTAATTATTTTTTTGGAACGGCACTAGCCGTTAATCTTAAAGAGGTTCCTTCCATAACTGCTGCCAGCTCAATCGTATCGGCCTCCAGCCAGATGTCTTTTCCATAACAAACCTCCTCAAAATGCCCCCCGCCTCTCCTCCTGGGTCGCCGCAAGATAAGGGCCCGCGACCTGGCGTTTATACGCTGAGAGGGAGAAGGGATGGAGGTAATTTCTATGCCGGGGATTTTAATCCCGCACACCAGGGAACGGAAAAATTTGCACCAGCCCATGGCCGCCGGCATTGGACCGCCTGATCTGCCCCTCCCCCACCGTGAGACCGGGCCGGCTTGGAGCCCCCTCCCAGGGAAAAGCGCTCGGCGGGCAGACCAATAACCTCCGGGGTCCAAAGTGCGGCAGGGGATGACCCCTTTTGCCCGCAACGCCCGGCGGCCCTAGAACTGGCCGACCATAATGCTGACCCCGGTGGCATAGAAAAGATAGCGGCTGGCTAGTTCGGCCAGGATGAGGAGGGCCAGGGCGCCGTAGAGCCACTGTCCCGTCAGGGCCGAACCATTTTCGCCGTACGCCCGCAGGGCCAGGAAGGTAAAGACAAGGCCACCGATTATCGCCAGGGCCTGGCTCAATACCAGGGCCGGCGCTGCTCCCAGGAGCAGGCGGGCACTCTCCTGCGCCGCTACCGGTCCGGCGCTCAAGCTGGCCAGGTAGGGCGGCAGGCTGACCAGCTGCAGGGCCACGCCGATGACCGCCAGGATGACCGTTGTTTTCAGCATGCTTCCCTGGCCTTCCTGCCGGGCCCGGTAGGCCAGCACGGCGTAGAGGATGGCCCCCAGCACCAGGGCCGTACTGTAGAAGACTATATGGGTATAGGCCGTCTCCCACGCCGGCAGGATGGTGTGGACATAGATGTTGGCCATGCTGACGAGGGCTATTATCCCGCACAGGCCGGCCAGCCAGCCCAGGGCGGCCCTGGCCCCCTCACCGGCCCCGCTGCGCACCTCAACATAGTAACTCACCAGCCACAGGACGAAGAACCCGGCCGAGAAGAAAATCTCCCGGCTGAGCCACGAGGTCTTCAAATTCAGAACAGCCAGCGGCGCTCCTACAGGGCTGCCCAGGTGTCCTAGAGAGACAATCATGCTGGCCGCCATAAGGATGCCTACCCACAGGAGAACCGGCTTGAGCCCTTCCCTCTGCTTTAAATTCAAGGCCTGGGCGACGACCATTAAACCTACGCTCATCTGGGCCAGTAAGGTGAAAAGTACCAGCGCCCATTCTTTACCCATTAGCTTCTCCTCCCATTCCTATTTCCCCAGGGCTGCATCCCGGTGGGGAGTTATTAAAATTGAAGGTTTGGTAAGGTTGGGGTCAGGCAGGCCTTTGATCTGGTTGGTACCGCCGTATTTCTTCTTGAGTTCGTCCAGGGGGCCGAAATCCAGTACCCGCATGGGGCAGGCGGTTACGCAGGCCGGCTGTTCCCCTTTGGCCAGGAGATCGCGGCAGAAGTCGCACTTGCCTACCTTGCCGCTTTCGGGGTTATACTGGGGCGCCTCGTAGGGGCAGCTCCAGACGCAGTAACGGCAACCGATACATTTATTCTGATCGACAAAGACGACCCCATCCTCCGGGCGCTTCTGCATAGCGCCGGTGGGGCAGTTCTTAACGCAGGGCGCCTCCTGGCAGTGGTTGCAACTTATTGAAATCCAGTAGGCGTAGACGTCGGCTTTAACGGCGTTGTTGCCCACCACGGTATAGCCGCCGCCGGCTATCTCATGGACTTTCCT includes:
- the cydD gene encoding thiol reductant ABC exporter subunit CydD — its product is MMLDKDLMREAGKVRSHLALTVGLGVGAGLLAILQASYLARVVNGVFLAGQDLRGVWPWLMALLGIIFLRAGLAWVGEVAAHRAAARIKYDLRRRLVGHLLALGPVPLKDEHTGELVNVLVEGVEALEAYFARYLPQLALAALVPLLVLGFVFPLDLLSGLLLFFTAPLIPLFMVLIGRRAETLSQQQWQTLSGLSAHFLDVLQGLPTLKIFGRSKAQAEVLARLSDRFRSTTLGVLRVAFLSALVLELVATISTALVAVTVGLRLVYARIPFNEALFLLLVAPEFYLPLRLLGSQFHAGLAGVSAARRIFAVLDMAGPYTTPATAVAGVTVKSPANGTETGNLPEGRGNQALQPGLHIVLARVHYVYQDRDRPALEDVSLELRPGEKVALVGPSGGGKSTIAHLLLRFLEPGRGQITVNGLPLNQIPLEEWRRQVALVPQHPYLFCGTIADNILLGRPDASREEVVAAARLAGAHEFIAALPRGYDTPVGERGLRLSGGQARRLAIARAFLKDAPLLILDEVTAGLDPAGDQVIQAALERLMEGRTVLIIAHRLSTVYRADRIVVLASGRVVETGRHEDLMAHQGAYYRLVTAFHCAAGRSVARDEGPGSTPAPDPQSCATMYRRISPTSLKRRTTTAGTFIRLLGLIAPFWKSILGATLLGFFTVASNVGLIATAAFLIASAALHPPVLDLMLPIVGVRFFGISRAASRYLERYVNHSVTLHILSRLRVSFYQALEPLAPARLPDHHSGDLLSRVVADVATLENFYLRVLAPPLVALLVMVAVFVFLAHFAVKPALAWLLFFLGAGIIAPLGLKAAGRSAVRQQGEVRAALNAALVDTVQGMPEILAFGRARQQQERIAALSQELLVLQGHEAWRTGLAAALTGLAMNLALWSVLGLAIPLVDHGQLDGIYLAMLALGAAASFEAVLPLPMIFEHLEASLAAARRLFALTDTRPAVQDPPGPAPQPAGYHLQIKGLRFRYAPGEPWVLDGIDFTLPEGGRLAIVGPSGAGKSTLVNLLLRFWDYEEGSIRLGGHELKAYPQEELRRLVAVVSQRTHLFHTTIGENLLLARPGASQEEIRQAARQARLHEFIQSLPRGYDTCIGEEGLKLSGGQRQRLAIARALLKNAPILVLDEATTGLDPVTEEEIMQAIYRLMAGRTTLIITHRLAGLEAMDEILVLDKGRVVQRGRHEELLRQEGLYRRMWELQHEVLL
- the gmk gene encoding guanylate kinase produces the protein MVRELIKDLVVNFQAEDKRNRKGFFFVVSGPSGVGKNTLLNYALERVRGIYYLPSITTRPMRPGEAQGFPYFFVSKADFEAMIAQGAFLEWKQIHSGDYYGTHLPTIVYALENGYDIITDMDVLGCVEVMERFPENVVPIFIAPPNMEELRQRLAGREKDAGVIARRLERVDMEMGYVDRYRHVIVNDDLERAGKELVRILEQYSQSGTKK
- a CDS encoding helix-turn-helix domain-containing protein, which translates into the protein MIEQAVKGKITNRQAAEVLDLSERQVIRLKERIEAEGVTGLAHKKNRERTPQHAVPNCWRSADTLPTGTGIKIKRFSKNSERYGLPNIGISFQYDVCLFGGGTSSTFAYWQIFLSHIRSPLSCHLPPPEV
- the dinB gene encoding DNA polymerase IV, whose amino-acid sequence is MSSSCIILLCDANSFFASVHQALDPVLRGRPVIVAGREATRHGIVLAASYEAKRGYGIQTGMTVREAKSLCPDGIFIPPRHDLYIEFSTRLLRIMRDFTPLVEPFSIDEAWLDVRGCRELHGSPLAIARRLKQRIKDEVGITTSIGLGPSKLLAKMAAEMQKPDGLTVLDYPDVPVKMWPLPVRKLFGVGPRMEAYLAKLGIHTIGDLACFPVEVLVKRFGVVGQVLHQCAHGVDGSPVDPHSLERVKSISHQITLPRDYYGYEEIEVVLLELAELVARRARLGNYLGRTVSISLKGAEFNWLGRSFTLPRYTDTAADIYTAARRLLRRHWPPWRPVRLVGVSLAGLVPAEVRQEDLFGRVEKQARLDRACDRLKNRYGERAVFRAASLTGVGVLYARG
- a CDS encoding dimethyl sulfoxide reductase anchor subunit family protein, encoding MGKEWALVLFTLLAQMSVGLMVVAQALNLKQREGLKPVLLWVGILMAASMIVSLGHLGSPVGAPLAVLNLKTSWLSREIFFSAGFFVLWLVSYYVEVRSGAGEGARAALGWLAGLCGIIALVSMANIYVHTILPAWETAYTHIVFYSTALVLGAILYAVLAYRARQEGQGSMLKTTVILAVIGVALQLVSLPPYLASLSAGPVAAQESARLLLGAAPALVLSQALAIIGGLVFTFLALRAYGENGSALTGQWLYGALALLILAELASRYLFYATGVSIMVGQF
- a CDS encoding DMSO/selenate family reductase complex B subunit; its protein translation is MAGQLGFHVQQDRCIGCFTCQIACKDKNDLEVGQLFRKVHEIAGGGYTVVGNNAVKADVYAYWISISCNHCQEAPCVKNCPTGAMQKRPEDGVVFVDQNKCIGCRYCVWSCPYEAPQYNPESGKVGKCDFCRDLLAKGEQPACVTACPMRVLDFGPLDELKKKYGGTNQIKGLPDPNLTKPSILITPHRDAALGK